The DNA region TCAACTCCTCCCCGTAAACAACCCCTATCCGTCTCAATATCAAGTTCCTAAGCGTGTAATCAGGGTGAATAGCCAGCAATTTAATCGCCGCCCTCCAAAACTCCTTGCTAGGGGCAATACTGGCTTTGTCCATCTCCTTGAGAATGTCCTCGAGCTCCCAGGCTGAACCCCGTTCTGGATCCCAGTTTGCAACAACCAATGCCCGGTAGAGGAGTTCATTCGGGGGTTGGTGACGGTCGGTGACGAGGTAGTGGACTAGTGATCTGATTTTGAGACCCGTGAAGCGTTTGGTGTGTTTGGAGTGGGAAGTCAACAGGCGGGTGAGGgtaaggaggagggtgggggttgacaaggaggcgaggagagatggggggatggtgttgtcggggaaggtgaggatttcaagggagggggtggtgattgcTGGGGTTTCTGGTTGGTCGGTagtggctgttgttgttgttgttgtagtagtagtagttgGTAAAGATGAGACCTCATGCTGATATCGCTCCTTCAGCAGCTTCCGGTTGGCTTTTTCATGTTGCCATAACCTCTGGTGTTTCCCTGGTCGAGTCTTTTTCGATCTTTGGGCGAGCTGAGAGCCATCTTCAATAAcaggttgttgctgttgtgatAGCATCAAGTTTGAAGTAAGCAGTGCAGTGCTGgaaccatcttcttcatgagcagcagccacagTAGAAGTGAGCCTGCGCGGTACTAACGGCCTCAGCCTCGACGTCTTTTGAAAAAGTGCCGCATCGATTGACGGGCAGAGACACCTCCAAAGGCCATCGACAACTTGGCGGGGAGCTGCCATGTTAAGATGGTCGTGAAATCAagcttcttggtggtggtggtgaccgTTGATCAGGTTGAAAGCTCAACTTAATTTTTTGGAGGGGCCAGTGCCAAGACTTGAAGTCAAGGTACGTACCTTCTCACTCAGACGCCAGATCACGTGGGTCCCTCTGTTCGTGTGACAGGCTCTTGTCCAACATGAAAGCTGGCTGTTTATTTTCTTATTGTTTTCTGTTATTATTCTTGATACTCCAGGCCAGTGAGACAAGCCAAATCAAACGCATGCTATGCCGCAACAAAGGTATGCTGTTTTCACACCAGCCAAAGCAACCCTGCCTTCCAGCTCAACACATGACCGGGTATCTTCTTTTGGCTGTTAGAACCTCCGCCTGTCCCTCAGACTCGGCAGCCCCAGAAGAGCACTGGGAACAGCCTGAACGGCAGCCGATAATCCCTGCCTTCCCTCGCCTTGAACCGCCGTCGTAGCATATGAgcctccccatcaaacacATCACTCTGGAAACAACTCCCCCCTCACGCACCCCTattcccacctctcccacccctcccacctctccctctcccacccctccctctatcacccccacccctcccaccataATCCCCTCTCTGAtgtcctccccgtccccctctatacccacccccacccgactgctgctgctccttgaCAATATCGATAATCTCGTCCGGAACCCGTAGGTATTTAATCTGTCATTCCCATCATtagcccccatccccatcctccccccaaggCTCCTACTCACATTATTCCCCTTGACATAAACCTCCGGCAACCTCACAAACTTATCCCCCTCCTATTCAACCCGTCAGCATTTCATtcattcccctccccaccagtGAATTTAGAGCGCAAAACCCACAGGACTAGtctgcaccacctccctcaacgtCAAATTCATCCAAGTATCACACAGCACCAAATGCCCATTCAGCGTCTCCCCGTTCTTGAGCTCGACCAGCATCGGGTGGCCCTGCGCCGCGTTAAGGAGACCAAGAGGCAACTGCAACGCCCACCCCACAATCAAAATCAGCAATATACCCTTTTTCCCAATCCCCCTCTTGACGTACCATCTTTGCCCGCCTATTCTctctccccttttccttctaaAACCCAACCTTTTGCCGCGCGTAGAAATCGTTTTCAATCGAAAAAAAGATGTTCGATTGACCGGCGTGTCGTGTGGCGGCAAGTGATGGGTAATTCGTCGTTTCGttaggtaaggtaggtaaacAAAGTCGCAATGAATAGGTGGTTGGCAGACATCAG from Podospora pseudopauciseta strain CBS 411.78 chromosome 6, whole genome shotgun sequence includes:
- a CDS encoding hypothetical protein (EggNog:ENOG503NYZ9; COG:J); amino-acid sequence: MLPLGLLNAAQGHPMLVELKNGETLNGHLVLCDTWMNLTLREVVQTSPEGDKFVRLPEVYVKGNNIKYLRVPDEIIDIVKEQQQSGGGGYRGGRGGHQRGDYGGRGGGDRGRGGRGRGGRGGRGGNRGA